In a single window of the Litorilituus sediminis genome:
- the hisH gene encoding imidazole glycerol phosphate synthase subunit HisH yields MIGILNIGLGNVQSVYNAVYENGYDPIFVSKPEELEQLTHFIMPGVGNFSAVMHSLEQLKLVPAIQALIARGVPTLGICLGMQLLATSGEEGGLCKGFDAIAAKVKAIPNSNNLRVPHVGWNEVKFTQEHPVFADIKDTRDFYFVHSYHMECLSGDNIIATTDYGSDLVCVAGNKNVIGVQFHPEKSQKNGMQLLENFCEWDGEFHA; encoded by the coding sequence ATGATTGGAATACTTAATATCGGCCTAGGTAATGTACAGTCTGTTTATAATGCCGTTTACGAAAATGGTTACGATCCCATTTTCGTTAGCAAGCCTGAAGAGCTAGAACAGTTGACTCATTTTATTATGCCTGGTGTCGGTAACTTTTCTGCTGTTATGCATAGCCTTGAGCAACTTAAGTTAGTGCCTGCAATACAAGCACTTATCGCGCGCGGCGTACCAACCTTAGGTATTTGTTTAGGTATGCAGCTATTAGCAACATCAGGTGAAGAAGGTGGCCTATGTAAGGGCTTTGATGCCATTGCCGCTAAAGTTAAAGCTATCCCAAATAGCAATAACCTAAGAGTACCTCATGTTGGCTGGAATGAAGTCAAGTTTACCCAAGAACACCCTGTTTTTGCCGATATCAAAGACACGAGAGATTTTTACTTTGTCCATAGTTACCATATGGAGTGTCTCAGCGGCGATAATATTATTGCAACAACGGATTATGGCAGTGATTTAGTCTGTGTTGCCGGCAATAAAAACGTGATAGGCGTGCAGTTTCACCCGGAGAAAAGCCAAAAAAATGGTATGCAGCTATTAGAAAACTTTTGCGAATGGGACGGTGAATTTCATGCTTAA
- the hisF gene encoding imidazole glycerol phosphate synthase subunit HisF, which translates to MLKKRIIPMMLLLDEQLVKTCQFDSWRNVGDPVKSASVYNSQYTDELVLLNINRDNRSLEQLANLITQISEVSFMPLAVGGGINSFDDASYLINKGADKVIINSSVYSKPELITQVADKFGQQAVIVSIDVKRSTSGEYQVYSHCGKTLENISLTEHIQNCQQAGAGEFMIQSIEHDGMMQGFDIELLKQVMLIANVPVIGCSGSGDYQHLREAFIETDVSALGCGSLFNFSDSNPIRAKNYLTNYNIAFKKV; encoded by the coding sequence ATGCTTAAAAAACGCATTATTCCTATGATGCTTCTACTTGATGAGCAGCTAGTAAAAACCTGTCAATTTGACAGTTGGCGCAATGTTGGCGACCCAGTAAAAAGCGCTAGCGTCTACAACTCTCAGTACACGGATGAGCTGGTACTACTTAATATAAACCGTGACAACAGAAGCCTAGAGCAATTAGCTAACCTAATCACGCAAATATCAGAAGTAAGCTTTATGCCACTTGCCGTCGGCGGTGGTATTAATAGCTTTGACGATGCCAGTTATCTTATTAATAAAGGTGCTGATAAAGTGATTATTAATTCTAGCGTTTATAGCAAGCCCGAATTAATCACCCAAGTTGCCGATAAGTTTGGCCAGCAAGCCGTTATTGTTAGCATAGATGTTAAACGCTCAACTTCAGGTGAGTACCAAGTCTATTCCCACTGCGGAAAAACACTGGAAAATATCAGCCTAACTGAACATATACAGAACTGCCAACAAGCCGGTGCAGGTGAGTTTATGATCCAGTCAATTGAGCATGATGGCATGATGCAAGGCTTTGATATTGAGCTGTTAAAACAAGTCATGCTAATTGCTAATGTGCCCGTTATAGGTTGTAGTGGCAGTGGTGATTATCAGCATTTACGTGAAGCATTTATTGAAACCGATGTTAGCGCACTCGGTTGTGGTAGCTTGTTCAACTTTTCAGACAGTAACCCCATTCGCGCGAAAAACTACCTCACAAATTATAATATTGCGTTTAAAAAGGTGTAA
- a CDS encoding formyltransferase family protein translates to MSQATSNFAQLKHIVLIGGGDLMLASAQIFRQLNYQVSIIAALRHLDEPLVLSATTLAKFCQQNSIALHSTADINQLTAQELNHIIPAQAMAICFGPAWVFQKHIIEQFNFGMFNINAIPIPHYLGGAHYTWQLLNNNKEGGCFFQQITTELDQGDILAQHNFTISDNAVTPDDYFQENVAQGKVFIASLAQKFKQGEPLQHTPYQTLNSHRLYLPRLRTDKQGFINWQWQAKDIVSFIQGFSAPYIGAATFIDGQKVRLKAVKLITLYSKTGQLIAPMHPFAQGLIIRKTATSIVVAATDGFIELISIENEQGNCVKNQLKEGMRLHTPQAELEQALSYQVVIDGTGFKD, encoded by the coding sequence ATGAGCCAAGCAACCAGTAATTTTGCCCAATTAAAACATATCGTATTAATTGGTGGTGGCGACCTTATGCTGGCGAGCGCGCAAATATTTCGCCAACTAAACTACCAAGTAAGCATTATTGCCGCACTTCGTCACCTTGATGAGCCATTAGTTCTAAGTGCTACCACCCTAGCGAAGTTTTGTCAGCAAAATAGTATTGCTTTACATAGCACTGCAGATATTAATCAATTAACAGCGCAAGAGTTAAATCACATCATTCCAGCACAAGCCATGGCTATTTGTTTTGGCCCTGCTTGGGTGTTTCAAAAACATATTATTGAGCAATTTAATTTTGGTATGTTTAATATCAACGCCATTCCTATCCCGCATTATTTAGGTGGTGCTCATTACACTTGGCAACTCCTTAATAACAATAAAGAAGGTGGCTGTTTTTTCCAGCAAATCACCACTGAGCTAGATCAAGGTGATATCTTAGCTCAGCACAACTTTACCATCAGTGATAATGCCGTAACGCCTGATGATTACTTTCAAGAAAATGTTGCGCAAGGAAAAGTGTTTATAGCGTCTCTCGCTCAAAAGTTTAAGCAAGGTGAGCCTTTACAGCATACTCCTTATCAAACACTCAACAGCCACCGCCTTTACCTGCCAAGACTACGAACCGATAAGCAAGGCTTTATTAATTGGCAATGGCAGGCGAAAGACATTGTCTCTTTTATTCAGGGCTTTAGTGCCCCCTATATAGGTGCAGCAACCTTTATTGATGGCCAAAAGGTACGTTTAAAAGCTGTTAAGCTCATTACGCTATACAGTAAAACAGGCCAACTAATAGCCCCGATGCACCCGTTTGCTCAGGGCTTAATAATACGTAAAACCGCCACAAGTATTGTTGTTGCCGCAACAGATGGCTTTATTGAACTGATAAGTATTGAAAATGAGCAAGGTAACTGCGTAAAAAATCAATTAAAAGAAGGTATGAGATTACACACACCGCAAGCTGAACTTGAGCAAGCACTAAGTTATCAAGTGGTTATCGATGGCACAGGCTTTAAGGATTAA
- a CDS encoding DUF4910 domain-containing protein, with the protein MSVLSLVEKLFPFSYSITGSGNDESIPVYQTELNFTVHEYASNQSLNGWYIPDAWRVIKAQIFHNEQLIYDACTSPLGVAILSPSFSGELSLTELNQHLISCEQLPDAIPYQWQNLYRPNEISWALCMPDNIKQNLPSGNYQVILETKNSASTMKVLDYFLPGQSDETIIINGHNCHPFQANDDISGCAVAIRVIQALKQQAKLKYSYRVIIAPELHGPMFWLNELTKQEREKLTGCILLKSVGNKADMRLQRSYNDDSALDLAAQNAFTKRYQTFEQGAFRTIYGNDETVFEAPPFNIPTISLTRWPFKQYHTDLDTPETLCEQALQDSVDLVLDIIASYEKNESTVSSPNEYLCESGNIATEAKYQQTYQRNFDGLVCLSAYGLYKSIPQVDSSGVDYSSLSGRWNTLMNCLPREIEAKQNVAQLAEKYQLPVEGVYQYLELWVENNLLIKENN; encoded by the coding sequence ATGAGTGTTTTATCATTAGTTGAAAAGCTGTTTCCTTTTAGCTACTCGATAACCGGCTCAGGCAACGATGAATCAATACCCGTTTACCAAACTGAGCTTAATTTTACTGTACATGAATACGCCTCAAATCAAAGCCTTAATGGTTGGTATATTCCTGATGCTTGGCGCGTTATTAAGGCGCAAATATTTCACAACGAGCAGTTAATCTATGATGCCTGCACATCACCATTAGGTGTTGCTATCCTTTCACCTAGCTTTAGCGGTGAGCTATCGTTAACCGAGCTTAATCAACATCTTATCAGCTGTGAACAATTACCTGATGCAATACCCTATCAATGGCAAAACTTATATCGCCCCAATGAAATTAGCTGGGCGCTTTGCATGCCAGATAACATAAAGCAAAACTTACCAAGCGGTAATTATCAAGTAATACTAGAAACCAAAAATAGCGCCAGTACCATGAAAGTATTGGACTACTTTCTACCGGGGCAAAGTGATGAAACCATCATTATCAATGGTCACAATTGTCATCCCTTTCAAGCCAATGACGATATTTCTGGCTGTGCCGTTGCTATCAGGGTAATACAAGCGCTAAAACAGCAAGCAAAACTAAAATACAGTTACCGCGTCATTATTGCCCCTGAATTACACGGCCCGATGTTTTGGCTTAATGAGCTAACAAAACAGGAAAGAGAAAAATTAACTGGTTGTATCTTATTGAAATCAGTGGGTAATAAAGCTGATATGCGCTTACAGCGTAGCTACAATGATGATAGTGCATTAGATTTAGCGGCACAGAATGCCTTTACAAAGCGCTATCAAACCTTTGAGCAAGGTGCATTTCGCACCATTTACGGTAACGATGAAACCGTATTTGAAGCACCACCTTTTAATATTCCAACCATTTCATTAACCCGTTGGCCATTTAAGCAATATCACACTGATTTAGATACCCCAGAGACCCTGTGCGAACAAGCACTGCAAGATAGTGTTGATTTAGTACTAGATATTATTGCTAGCTATGAAAAAAATGAAAGTACTGTTTCATCTCCTAACGAATATCTATGCGAAAGCGGTAACATTGCCACTGAGGCTAAGTATCAGCAAACGTATCAACGTAACTTTGACGGCTTAGTGTGTTTATCGGCCTACGGTTTATATAAGTCAATACCGCAAGTTGACAGCTCTGGCGTTGACTATAGCTCACTGTCTGGCCGTTGGAATACGCTAATGAACTGCTTGCCAAGAGAGATAGAAGCCAAACAAAATGTTGCGCAATTGGCAGAAAAATATCAGCTACCTGTTGAAGGGGTTTATCAATACCTTGAATTGTGGGTAGAGAATAACTTATTAATAAAAGAAAATAACTAA
- a CDS encoding GNAT family N-acetyltransferase, whose amino-acid sequence MTKQIKITSNAIADVYLQTISENDASDEYVQWLNDPLVNQYLETRFYQQDLASVIGFIKGILENPNEHLFTIRLKSNDKHIGNIKIGPINPHHNIGDVSLFIGDKDSWGKGIATQAIALISQYSFEQLKLRKLCAGAYKANVGSTKAFLKAGYVSDGVLANHYTFNGKPCDLVQVCLFNNQADKIVQIDVIPIAIS is encoded by the coding sequence ATGACTAAGCAAATAAAGATCACCAGTAATGCCATAGCCGATGTCTATCTTCAAACCATTAGTGAAAACGATGCCAGCGACGAATACGTGCAATGGCTCAATGACCCACTTGTTAACCAGTATTTGGAAACTCGTTTTTATCAACAAGACTTAGCAAGCGTAATCGGTTTTATCAAAGGCATATTAGAGAACCCTAACGAGCACCTGTTTACTATTCGCCTTAAAAGCAACGATAAGCACATAGGTAATATAAAAATTGGTCCCATTAACCCCCATCATAATATTGGTGATGTGAGCCTATTTATTGGTGATAAAGACAGCTGGGGCAAAGGCATAGCCACGCAAGCCATTGCACTTATCTCACAATACAGTTTTGAGCAGTTAAAATTACGTAAACTTTGTGCTGGTGCATATAAAGCCAATGTAGGCAGTACTAAGGCTTTTCTTAAGGCAGGTTATGTCAGTGATGGCGTTTTAGCAAACCATTACACTTTTAATGGTAAGCCCTGTGATTTAGTACAAGTTTGCCTGTTTAACAATCAAGCAGACAAAATTGTACAAATAGACGTTATACCAATTGCTATTAGCTAG
- a CDS encoding GSCFA domain-containing protein → MSGNELRQEELVVGDYTYGLMPNADKEVYKLFEHQFGYQDTIQRARAAYQRESIATPLADNHIHVLRNHFPPELCQSLIEEYENNSTGIQHPSVLEVLLPQVFNDALDEQIRSYFNSEYCIFWWSIYKVENHNEQEYYYTKWHCDGGPENHLKVITYLNGYEEHGSDTSYLDIEASNALKKVGYLFNNMEDRSTDISPLCQHFDINFNPQSVKPNTGDTILFNPNQLAHRAMPPKVGKPRYVLNFCLLPSEVHWKKVVEEFFFPAYECQDFRDFADISKRITLQSKKRQAHIEVALGYQVENFEHVEFLLANIIKDLSTAVFVAKHIQRQDPNLSECETVFALMRYVKKVILAQLSAEQVMEPRWLSALSDLADYEKTVIDSIGRYAVNNKPDPLAVFWPNPSHEKYPQSKFDMLPFVKKHPIMDMDTPIGSAGSCFAFEIAKYFQQEGYNYVITERNDNPYSGVQVDGYQPGDTIAKFCANYGILFNTPSFCQLAEKAFGQRSFNKLLFQSPTGHYLDPYRENVVFNSPEAYLADYEQHIDAVKQAFLRCKVFVVTLGLNECWQLQDGTVMSRNPRENMYHMVKHRTLTVEENVANIQRFYDIIKAHNPDFKLIISVSPIPFLATGRADEQHIISANCHSKSVLRVAADQLVASNEDMYYLPSYELVTECIQDAWEEDTRHVKSTTVAKVVGMFKEIFVKQEES, encoded by the coding sequence ATGTCTGGAAATGAGTTACGACAAGAAGAGTTAGTAGTTGGTGATTATACCTACGGTTTAATGCCAAATGCCGATAAAGAAGTATACAAATTATTTGAACACCAGTTTGGTTATCAAGACACTATTCAACGAGCACGTGCTGCTTATCAAAGAGAATCAATAGCAACCCCACTTGCTGATAATCATATCCATGTTTTAAGAAATCACTTTCCGCCTGAGCTTTGTCAGTCGTTAATTGAGGAATATGAAAATAATAGTACTGGTATTCAACACCCTTCGGTACTTGAAGTACTATTACCCCAAGTTTTTAATGATGCCTTAGATGAACAAATTCGCTCTTACTTTAACAGTGAATACTGTATTTTTTGGTGGTCAATTTATAAAGTTGAAAACCACAATGAGCAAGAGTATTACTATACAAAGTGGCATTGTGATGGTGGTCCTGAAAACCACTTAAAAGTAATTACCTATTTAAATGGTTATGAAGAACATGGTAGCGATACCAGCTATCTAGATATTGAAGCAAGTAATGCCCTGAAAAAAGTGGGTTACTTGTTTAATAATATGGAAGATAGAAGCACAGATATTTCGCCGTTATGTCAACATTTTGATATAAACTTCAACCCGCAGTCGGTTAAGCCAAATACTGGTGATACCATATTATTTAATCCTAACCAACTTGCTCATCGAGCTATGCCGCCTAAAGTGGGCAAGCCAAGATATGTGCTGAACTTTTGTTTACTACCGAGTGAAGTTCATTGGAAAAAAGTGGTGGAAGAGTTTTTCTTTCCTGCCTATGAATGCCAAGACTTTAGGGACTTTGCTGATATAAGCAAGCGAATCACATTACAAAGTAAAAAGCGCCAAGCTCATATTGAAGTAGCACTTGGTTATCAAGTGGAAAACTTTGAGCATGTTGAATTTTTGCTAGCCAATATCATTAAAGATTTATCAACGGCGGTCTTTGTTGCTAAGCATATTCAACGACAAGATCCTAACTTAAGCGAATGTGAAACCGTTTTCGCGTTAATGCGTTATGTTAAAAAGGTGATTTTAGCACAATTATCTGCTGAGCAAGTGATGGAGCCACGATGGTTATCTGCTCTATCTGATCTTGCTGACTATGAAAAAACGGTTATTGACAGCATTGGTCGTTACGCTGTTAACAATAAGCCAGATCCACTTGCAGTATTTTGGCCTAACCCTAGTCATGAAAAGTACCCACAATCTAAGTTTGATATGCTGCCCTTTGTTAAAAAGCACCCCATTATGGATATGGATACGCCAATAGGCTCGGCGGGTAGTTGTTTTGCCTTTGAAATAGCAAAGTATTTTCAGCAAGAAGGCTATAACTATGTCATTACCGAGCGTAATGACAACCCTTATTCAGGAGTGCAAGTAGATGGTTATCAACCTGGCGATACTATCGCCAAATTTTGTGCTAACTATGGCATTTTATTTAATACGCCAAGCTTTTGTCAGTTGGCGGAGAAGGCATTCGGTCAAAGAAGCTTTAATAAATTGTTATTTCAATCGCCAACGGGACATTATTTAGATCCTTATCGCGAGAATGTTGTCTTTAATTCACCGGAAGCCTATTTGGCTGATTATGAGCAACATATTGATGCAGTTAAACAAGCATTTCTACGTTGTAAGGTATTTGTGGTGACGTTAGGGTTAAATGAATGCTGGCAGCTACAAGACGGTACGGTAATGTCTCGTAACCCACGAGAAAACATGTACCACATGGTGAAGCATAGAACGCTAACGGTGGAAGAAAACGTTGCTAATATCCAACGCTTTTATGACATTATTAAAGCTCACAACCCTGATTTTAAGCTGATAATTAGCGTATCTCCGATTCCGTTTTTAGCAACGGGTAGGGCAGATGAACAGCACATCATTAGCGCGAATTGTCATTCAAAGTCAGTGCTGAGAGTCGCGGCAGATCAACTGGTTGCCAGTAATGAAGATATGTACTACTTACCTAGTTATGAGCTAGTGACTGAATGTATTCAAGATGCTTGGGAAGAAGATACCCGCCACGTAAAATCAACGACCGTGGCTAAGGTTGTAGGCATGTTCAAAGAAATCTTTGTTAAGCAAGAAGAAAGCTAG
- a CDS encoding 6-hydroxymethylpterin diphosphokinase MptE-like protein: MAKSIPTQAELVAKIEKLEQKAQQVEQRLKGQLHSDDIEANLQRIADRMSLLACNEDMLLAQFEENLSTFEEYFPDIYQVIKDHKPTRYFVEIVDGFANIFDEETKQHIYKYPAYLMATAQLEQYQKSPQSTHSTFEMNEENKGNFIHSKHLNEVLKVLHRRTDAENSPNKGLPNTLGSLVIFGAGLGYHLELLIAQHTIHNLYLIEPELDLFYASLYTANWRYIFEYLDSQKCNLHLSLGIQDNEFFDDLLYQTYQNGRYDVVKTFGYVHYQSPSIETLLSIYKARFYEMIQGWGFFDDGVMSLSHTLSNLKLNVPLLKKSAQDNDKHKNIPVFVVGNGPSLDQTIELIKQYQDKAIVISCGSALSALKNYGIKVDFHCEQERTIPVAEKVKEYGDAEFIKSHVLLAPSTVHPETFKLFDRAIMCPKSREPSTDIIVNDEVGKELFEPTVYINPTVSNTAIAMGYFLGFREFYLFGVDLGHKQGGQHHSSKSIYYDQNGEDLSLYFTEESQITVPGNFGGEFVCNDFFNMSRTMIEKLLQSRSGIRCVNLSDGAKIAHAQPARTIELTERASIDKASLVDDIYHHSAWFDKDYALYQRVIDKVDVAKFKEICQQLADIIAKPITSVAQGVEMLRKQSLEAAKLEVGPYTHFSLLLDGTLLHYQAMLTRILYEASDEDTAIKDFNEAVVHYQNLLAEAPSYYQENYLTPHITSADWWND, encoded by the coding sequence GTGGCGAAATCTATACCTACACAAGCTGAGCTTGTGGCTAAAATTGAAAAACTAGAACAAAAAGCACAACAGGTTGAGCAGCGCCTAAAAGGCCAATTACACAGTGATGATATCGAAGCAAACCTGCAACGCATTGCTGATAGAATGTCATTGCTTGCTTGCAATGAAGATATGTTGTTAGCTCAGTTTGAAGAAAATCTAAGCACTTTTGAAGAGTATTTTCCTGATATATATCAGGTGATAAAAGATCATAAGCCAACACGTTATTTTGTTGAGATAGTTGATGGCTTTGCCAATATTTTTGATGAAGAAACCAAGCAGCATATTTATAAATATCCTGCTTACTTAATGGCAACGGCTCAGTTAGAGCAATATCAAAAGTCACCACAATCAACACATTCAACCTTTGAAATGAATGAGGAAAATAAAGGCAACTTTATTCATAGTAAGCACTTAAATGAAGTGCTAAAGGTACTTCATCGTCGAACTGACGCTGAAAATTCGCCAAATAAAGGACTACCTAACACGCTAGGCTCATTAGTCATTTTTGGTGCTGGTTTAGGCTATCATTTAGAGTTGCTAATTGCACAACATACGATTCATAACCTTTATTTAATTGAACCAGAGCTAGATTTATTTTATGCCTCACTTTATACCGCCAATTGGCGTTATATATTTGAATACCTAGACAGTCAAAAGTGTAATTTACACCTGTCTCTTGGTATTCAAGATAATGAATTTTTTGACGACTTGCTATATCAGACATATCAAAATGGTCGCTATGATGTCGTTAAGACCTTTGGCTATGTACATTATCAATCGCCGTCAATTGAAACCTTATTATCCATATATAAAGCGCGCTTTTATGAAATGATTCAAGGTTGGGGCTTTTTTGATGACGGTGTTATGTCACTGTCTCATACCTTATCAAACCTAAAATTAAATGTGCCATTACTGAAAAAGTCTGCGCAAGATAATGACAAGCATAAGAATATTCCAGTTTTTGTTGTTGGCAATGGTCCTTCATTAGATCAAACCATAGAGTTAATTAAACAATACCAAGATAAAGCCATTGTTATCAGTTGTGGCTCGGCGCTGAGCGCACTAAAAAATTATGGCATCAAGGTCGACTTTCATTGTGAGCAAGAGCGAACTATTCCTGTTGCTGAAAAGGTTAAAGAGTACGGAGATGCTGAATTTATTAAATCGCATGTGCTATTAGCGCCTTCCACCGTACACCCAGAAACCTTTAAGTTATTTGATAGGGCAATTATGTGTCCTAAATCAAGAGAGCCATCTACTGATATTATTGTTAATGATGAAGTGGGTAAGGAGCTATTTGAACCGACGGTTTATATTAACCCAACAGTTTCAAATACTGCGATTGCCATGGGGTATTTTTTAGGCTTTAGAGAGTTTTATTTGTTTGGTGTTGATTTAGGCCATAAACAAGGCGGTCAACACCATAGTTCTAAAAGCATTTACTATGATCAAAATGGCGAAGATTTGTCGCTCTATTTTACCGAAGAGTCACAAATTACTGTGCCGGGTAACTTTGGTGGCGAATTTGTCTGTAATGACTTTTTTAATATGTCACGCACTATGATAGAAAAATTATTACAGTCAAGAAGTGGTATTCGCTGTGTTAATTTAAGTGACGGCGCTAAAATTGCCCATGCGCAACCGGCTAGAACTATTGAGCTAACAGAGCGTGCTTCCATAGATAAAGCCTCTTTAGTTGATGATATATATCATCATTCAGCATGGTTTGATAAAGACTATGCCTTGTATCAACGTGTGATTGATAAAGTTGACGTAGCTAAGTTTAAAGAGATCTGTCAACAGCTTGCTGACATCATTGCTAAACCTATTACTAGCGTTGCTCAAGGGGTTGAAATGCTGAGAAAGCAATCGTTAGAGGCGGCAAAATTAGAAGTAGGCCCTTATACCCATTTCTCACTATTGCTTGATGGTACTTTATTGCATTATCAAGCCATGTTAACGCGCATTTTATATGAGGCAAGTGATGAAGATACTGCCATTAAAGATTTTAATGAAGCGGTTGTGCATTATCAAAACTTGCTGGCAGAAGCGCCAAGTTATTATCAAGAAAATTATTTAACCCCGCATATTACCTCTGCAGACTGGTGGAATGATTAG
- the fliS gene encoding flagellar export chaperone FliS gives MRTNLKTYQNVNRESSLLAAEPHTIILMLFNGALESIAFAKGAIERKDFTVKAEKITKAVNIINSLRASLDKESQPQISANFDALYEYCADRLMNASATLNVAILDEVIGLLKPLRDAWAEMSEESKAEGHKLLREKEQQL, from the coding sequence ATGAGAACGAATTTAAAAACTTACCAAAATGTAAATAGAGAAAGTAGCTTATTGGCTGCTGAGCCGCATACAATTATTTTAATGTTATTTAATGGTGCCTTAGAGAGTATCGCCTTTGCTAAAGGTGCGATTGAACGCAAAGACTTTACCGTTAAAGCAGAGAAAATTACCAAAGCCGTGAATATCATTAATTCATTACGTGCTTCATTAGATAAAGAGTCACAACCGCAAATTTCGGCAAACTTTGATGCTTTATATGAGTATTGTGCCGATCGTTTAATGAATGCCAGTGCGACGTTAAATGTTGCTATTTTAGATGAAGTGATTGGCTTGCTTAAGCCGCTCAGAGATGCATGGGCAGAGATGTCTGAAGAGAGCAAGGCTGAAGGCCACAAGCTATTGCGCGAGAAAGAGCAACAGCTTTAA
- the fliD gene encoding flagellar filament capping protein FliD yields the protein MASVTSLGIGSGIDLEGLVTAFIDAEAIPTEIRLQEKEERLTLELSGIGSFKSALSTFNSTLEKLAKDDAFNQQTVSVSTEDVAVTTNGFASNGEFAVEVFQIAQGSRQKSASFTSSADTVGSGTLTFTAGANTFDVAIDGADDLSAIRDKINEQSGNFGVTANIINSDAGSYLIYTSSITGLANNLTVTNSDASLDNISTNNTVEQSATNAIIEVDGNRVIKDTNEFKNLIEDVTITAKKVNVGAPATLTIAQDEANGRELIDEFVNGFNALMDNITGLGAPKLGRLAFDPNVRQVKQQLTDIVINSVTGLTGDLESLSDIGIELNKEGKLEVSSFSTTSLPSGEERLTAALKNNLDQVGEIFASTDGIATQMTAFIDTYTDSDGVLTLRESSLNEQISGISQEWEDLEQRLRSYEETLRKRFTALDATIAQYNATGDYVKSSLANIIGNNDD from the coding sequence ATGGCTAGTGTAACTTCATTAGGTATAGGATCTGGTATAGATTTAGAGGGGCTTGTTACGGCATTTATCGATGCTGAAGCAATTCCAACAGAAATTCGCCTACAAGAAAAAGAAGAGCGCCTAACCTTAGAGTTATCAGGTATTGGTAGCTTTAAATCCGCCTTATCAACCTTTAATTCTACCCTGGAAAAGTTAGCTAAAGATGACGCCTTTAATCAGCAAACGGTCAGTGTATCCACTGAAGATGTAGCTGTTACCACCAACGGCTTTGCTAGTAATGGTGAGTTTGCAGTTGAAGTGTTTCAAATAGCGCAAGGAAGTCGGCAAAAGTCTGCTTCCTTTACTAGCTCTGCCGACACGGTTGGCTCAGGAACATTAACCTTTACAGCTGGAGCGAATACTTTTGATGTTGCCATTGATGGTGCTGATGACTTATCGGCAATTCGAGATAAGATTAATGAGCAGTCAGGTAACTTTGGTGTAACGGCTAACATTATCAACAGTGATGCGGGTTCTTATTTAATTTATACCTCAAGTATAACAGGGTTAGCCAATAATTTGACGGTGACTAACTCTGATGCTTCTTTGGATAATATTTCCACGAATAATACTGTTGAGCAATCAGCAACGAATGCCATTATAGAGGTTGATGGTAACCGTGTTATTAAAGACACTAATGAATTTAAAAACCTTATTGAAGATGTCACTATTACAGCAAAGAAAGTCAATGTCGGCGCTCCGGCAACTTTAACTATTGCACAGGATGAAGCCAATGGTCGTGAACTCATAGATGAGTTTGTTAATGGCTTTAATGCCTTAATGGACAATATTACTGGCTTAGGTGCACCTAAGTTAGGCCGATTAGCATTTGATCCTAATGTGCGTCAGGTCAAGCAACAGTTAACAGACATTGTGATTAATAGTGTGACTGGCTTAACAGGTGATTTAGAGTCGTTAAGTGACATTGGTATTGAGTTAAATAAAGAAGGTAAATTAGAAGTTAGTTCGTTTAGTACTACCTCTTTACCCAGTGGTGAAGAGCGATTAACTGCGGCATTAAAAAATAATTTAGATCAAGTTGGCGAGATATTTGCTTCTACTGATGGTATTGCAACGCAAATGACTGCTTTTATTGACACCTATACAGATTCTGACGGAGTTTTAACCTTACGAGAGTCTAGTCTAAATGAGCAGATCTCTGGTATTAGCCAAGAATGGGAAGATTTAGAGCAAAGGTTACGCTCTTATGAGGAAACATTAAGAAAACGCTTTACAGCGCTTGATGCAACCATAGCCCAATACAATGCTACCGGAGATTATGTGAAGTCGTCATTGGCAAATATAATTGGCAATAACGATGATTAA